In one window of Tolypothrix sp. PCC 7712 DNA:
- a CDS encoding type I restriction-modification system subunit M: protein MQLSLLNLPYNENNSPLADIFNIPHLEKAEALRNLAASMQPTIDQKKNPAIGNQRVTKHRKTIAQGIIQEGLELEIIQSWLFAIAQMWEVGNIPPILRGISHKSQVEVLFRISQMGETIQKVQEKLAGEYYQDWVKSLSRAGLHTPSEIISAITEIQQVVKPEAINTTKEQLNRLELEIIGMKDGDFFPTPKPVCQRLVQLADIKPNWQILEPSAGSGNIAEYITNTYPNVQLEVVEINYDLQQILELKGFNIVGKNFLEFNPSHLYNACIMNPPFCELVQHIYQAWKLLITGGVLVSVIPESVFFNRKYKTFKNWLIANNSYVEMVDKDAFLSSNNPTNVATRIIKLIKP from the coding sequence ATGCAACTATCTCTACTAAATCTACCCTACAACGAGAATAATTCACCCTTAGCAGATATTTTCAATATTCCTCATTTAGAAAAAGCAGAAGCCCTTCGTAATTTAGCTGCTTCAATGCAGCCAACAATCGACCAAAAGAAAAATCCTGCTATTGGAAATCAAAGGGTAACAAAGCATCGTAAAACTATAGCTCAAGGAATAATCCAAGAAGGACTTGAACTTGAGATTATCCAGTCTTGGTTATTTGCGATCGCACAAATGTGGGAAGTAGGAAATATCCCACCAATACTACGCGGTATATCTCACAAATCGCAAGTAGAAGTCCTATTTAGAATTTCCCAAATGGGAGAAACAATTCAGAAAGTCCAAGAAAAATTGGCAGGCGAATATTACCAAGACTGGGTAAAGTCTTTAAGTCGCGCCGGATTACATACACCAAGCGAAATCATATCCGCAATAACAGAAATTCAACAGGTAGTAAAACCTGAAGCAATTAATACTACTAAGGAACAACTCAATAGGCTTGAGTTAGAAATTATTGGGATGAAAGATGGAGATTTCTTCCCTACTCCTAAACCAGTCTGTCAACGGCTTGTTCAACTGGCAGATATTAAACCAAATTGGCAAATTTTAGAGCCTAGTGCAGGTAGTGGAAATATTGCTGAGTATATCACTAATACCTACCCTAATGTTCAACTAGAAGTGGTTGAGATTAATTACGATTTACAACAAATTCTAGAACTCAAAGGATTTAATATCGTAGGGAAAAACTTTCTGGAGTTTAACCCCAGTCATTTATACAATGCCTGTATCATGAATCCTCCATTTTGTGAACTTGTCCAACATATATATCAGGCTTGGAAGTTACTCATAACGGGTGGCGTATTAGTTTCAGTCATACCTGAATCAGTTTTCTTTAATCGTAAGTACAAAACCTTCAAAAACTGGCTAATAGCCAATAATAGCTATGTAGAAATGGTAGATAAAGATGCCTTTTTAAGTTCAAATAACCCTACAAACGTAGCCACCAGAATCATTAAACTCATTAAACCATAG
- a CDS encoding DUF5895 domain-containing protein produces the protein MPKSQTKPTNSATEESTVSQSESSEQTVQNNTNIQKRKLAISKFANPEYNAPISNICICQVINHMEAEKVGLFIKDKYLAAINWQGQEPTHKHTFSSGTPEMGVLLQSPRMHILDVSPRYIEQRDDGKIVGVYESPDGYEMYQALGKDAAVLRRFYLLQLVDENNHNLHSVPIVLSIKGVASSKFGEAYKQFQRELEVAFARFTDKTVAEKRAEFHRLGVFQPTFTPSLEPKEAVNQRDKSWVAVVTSYKSPNPDGSDFLEFFSEEKEIDIQTTMQANPEFSHRIGKTSTVVAEHNRLVGAADMPVAALPPSTAGQTYTAYSTEMEELPY, from the coding sequence ATGCCAAAAAGTCAAACAAAGCCTACTAATTCTGCTACTGAAGAAAGCACAGTATCCCAGTCTGAATCCTCTGAACAAACAGTTCAGAATAATACAAACATACAAAAGCGTAAATTAGCTATTTCTAAATTTGCAAATCCTGAGTACAATGCGCCGATTAGTAATATCTGCATCTGCCAAGTAATCAATCACATGGAAGCAGAAAAAGTCGGATTGTTTATCAAAGATAAATACTTAGCAGCTATTAACTGGCAAGGACAAGAACCTACACACAAGCACACTTTCTCTAGTGGCACGCCAGAAATGGGAGTATTGCTGCAATCGCCCAGGATGCACATTCTTGATGTTTCTCCCAGATATATTGAGCAACGCGATGATGGCAAAATTGTAGGAGTGTACGAATCACCTGATGGGTACGAAATGTACCAAGCACTTGGCAAAGATGCCGCAGTATTGAGACGGTTTTATTTGTTGCAGCTTGTTGATGAAAATAATCATAACCTGCACTCAGTACCAATTGTCTTATCAATCAAAGGCGTTGCATCATCAAAATTTGGCGAGGCTTATAAACAGTTCCAACGCGAACTAGAGGTTGCATTCGCACGATTTACTGATAAAACTGTCGCTGAAAAACGTGCAGAGTTTCATCGTCTCGGTGTATTTCAACCCACCTTTACACCATCTCTTGAACCTAAAGAAGCAGTCAATCAAAGAGATAAATCTTGGGTAGCAGTTGTCACTTCTTATAAATCACCAAATCCTGATGGAAGTGATTTTCTCGAATTCTTCTCAGAAGAGAAAGAAATCGATATCCAAACAACAATGCAGGCAAATCCTGAATTCTCTCACCGCATCGGTAAAACATCAACTGTTGTAGCAGAACATAATCGCCTGGTAGGTGCAGCTGATATGCCAGTAGCAGCACTTCCTCCTAGTACAGCAGGTCAGACTTATACAGCATACAGTACTGAAATGGAAGAATTGCCTTACTGA